Within the Eleginops maclovinus isolate JMC-PN-2008 ecotype Puerto Natales chromosome 5, JC_Emac_rtc_rv5, whole genome shotgun sequence genome, the region cagttctgaagtctttacactgagagagtggatcacatcagtccagttctgaggtctttacactgagagagtggatcacatcagtccagttctgaagtctttacactgagagagtggatcacatcactccagttctgaagtctttacactgagagagtggaccacatcactccagttctgaagtctttacactgagagagtggatcacaacagtccagttctgaagtctttacactgagagagtggaccacatcagtccagttctgaagtctttacactgagagagtggatcacatcagtccagttctgaagtctttacactgagagagtggatcacatcagtccagttctgaagtctttacactgagagagtggatcacatcactccagttctgaagtctttacactgagagagtggaccacatcactccagttctgaagtctttacactgagagagtggaccACATCAgcccagttctgaagtctttacactgagagagtggatcacatcagtccagttctgaagtctttacactgagagagtggatcatatcagtccagttctgaggtctttacactgagagagtggatcacatcactccagttctgaagtctttacactgagagagtggaccacatcactccagttctgaagtctttacactgagagagtggaccACATCAgcccagttctgaagtctttacactgagagagtggatcacatcagtccagttctgaagtctttacactgagagagtggatcatatcagtccagttctgaagtctttacactgagagagtggatcacatcagtccagttctgaagtctttacactgagagagtggatcacatcagtccagttctgaagtctttacactggcttcctgtctgtcagagaactgATTTCATAGTTCTGcagctggtttataaagcattgaatggtttaggcccaaaatacatttgttatctcctgctacattatgaaccatccagaactctcaggtcaTCTGGGACGGggcagctttctgtccccagaattagaactaaacatggagaagcagcgttcagttattatgctccaaatatctggaacaaactcccagaaccctgcaggtcctctgcaactcttactacttttacaTCCAGGCtggaaacatttctttttgccgctgcttttcaTTGAACTCTTCAATCTCACACTGTaacttgtattcatgtattttatacattagcttttgttttatgtatattttactctctttgctttttaatgattttaaatgccattttataacgTGTtcctgctgcactatttcttaatgcgcttaatgtttttcatttttggatACTTTGAATTGCAACTAGAGGCTGCTTTGTACATTAAAATCAAAAGGATTAACATCTGTGACCAGCtcagaaatatgtttgtttaacacAGATGTGAGCAGGGTAGTGTCCATGCATGGAGGGGTGATATGGgtaaattcattttttattgcagCTAATATTAAATCACTTGTTTAAAGAGGTAATCTTTGCAGCTGTGAACAGGCTACTGATTACAATTTAGAAGAACACTTTCCTAAGGTCAATAGAAGAACTGATGCACTTCATAATAAAGGAAATAATCAGCTCAAAATCCATCCAAACACGTGTGTTTCAGATCAGTCACCATGACCGCCAAGCACGGGCTGATAACCGATTCATTCAAGGTGGTGAAGAAAGCTAAGAGAGGGGCCAGAAAAGCGAAGAGACCCCCTTCACCTCCTCCGACACAGCAAGgtcaaaactgtgtgtgtgtgtgtgtgtgtgtgtgtgtgtgtgtgtgtgtgtgtgtgtgtgtgtgtgtgtgtgtgtgtgtgtgtgtgtgtgtgtgtgtgtattctcccCTCAGTGAAACAGAAAGACTGTGAAAAACATATTCACGTtttgatatatataatattaattgttgttacttttagtttttaggTATCTATCCACTGATACCTGCATACCGTATATGTCCCCGGTAAAATTCACAATCTGACAGAAGCCTTTATAAAAATGGAAAACTTGATGtctagtttataataaataaagcagtaaTCTTGTAAAGAAGATTCAATTTTGATTTTCGAGTTTGTTTATATTGAATAATTACCCATTTCAGAGCAGTGTTAGATTGATCTGATTCTTGAATGTGAGATTAAACATACTGTCTGCCACATAATCCCTCTCTGATTCTGTCGTTGGAGCAGAGGCTGGAGCTGAAACGCCTCAGGAGAAGGAGCTGCGGACGCTCAGAAACTTTGACCTGGACTGGAGGTTTGGGCCCTGCATAGGTAACACACTGA harbors:
- the pold4 gene encoding DNA polymerase delta subunit 4; the encoded protein is MLRSVTMTAKHGLITDSFKVVKKAKRGARKAKRPPSPPPTQQEAGAETPQEKELRTLRNFDLDWRFGPCIGISRLQRWERAKLHGLNPPEEIRELLLLQTHTDPKYNLSLWRDYPL